GGGGTGGTACGCGCACCTGTGGCTGTCGCCCCAACGGGCGGTGACGTCGTGGGCGGCGCGCATCGCTCACCTGCTCCGCGACGAGGGGCTGGACGCCTCCTCCGCGAACGTCATCGAGACGGTGCGGCTCGCCGAGACGCTCGCGGCCCTGCGAGGCCTGTCCTCGGCGGGGCTGGCGGAGCTGAGGGACGCGGCGCTCGCGGTGCTGTGCGGCGGAGACGCGACACCGCTGGCGCTCGTCCACGAGAAGCTCGAGGTCGGCACCGGGCTGGGCGTGGTTCCCTCCGAGGTGCCCTCGGTCCCGCTCGCCCGGGACCTGGCCGCGCTGCAGAAGTCGCTGCGCCTGCCGCCCTCCGCCGAGAGCAAGGTGCAGGAGCTGGACCTGCGCAAGGACATGGACCGCGAGCGGAGCCGGCTGCTGCACCGCCTGCGGCTGCTCGACATCCCCTGGGGCACACCGGAGGAGGACCCCCGGAATTCGACGGGCACCTTCCGCGAGACGTGGCGCCTGAAGTGGGACCCCGAGCTGGCCGTGCGCGTCGTCGAGGCGAGCCTCTTCGGGAACACGGTGGAGTCGGCGGCGACCTCGCGCGTGGTGACCCGCGCGGCGGAGGCGACCGAGCTCGACACGCTGACGGCGCTGCTCGACGCGGCCCTGCTCTCGGAGCTGTCCGCCGCCATCGACACCGTGCTGCGCCACGTGCAGGCGCTCTCCACGCGCTCGGCGGACGTGCCGAAGCTGCTGAACGCATTCCCTGCCCTGGCGCACGCGGTGCGCTACGGCAGCGTCCGCGAGACGCCCACCGGCCCCATCCTCGCCATCGCCGACGGGCTGTTCGAGCGCATCCTCATCGGCCTGCCCGGGGCGTGCGTCTCGCTGGATGACGAGGCCGCGCACCAGCGCCGGGACCAGCTGCGCGCGATGCATGCCGCGGTGGCGCTGCTGGAGGGCGGGGAGCGCACGGAGGAGTGGGCCGAGACACTGGGCCAGCTCGTGCACCGGGACGCCGTGCACGGGCTCCTGCGCGGGGCGGCGCTGCGGCTGGGGGTCGAGCTCGGACGGGTGCGGGACGAGGAGCTGGGGACGCTCTCCCGGAGGGCCCTGTCGCCGGCCGTGCCTCCCGCCGAGGCGGCGGCGTGGCTGGAGGGGCTCGTGTCGGGGAGCGCGCTGCTGATGCTGCACCGTCAGGACCTCTGGGCGGCGCTGGACGGCTGGCTCGCGAGCCTCACGCGGGAGTCCTTCGTCGAGCATCTGCCCCTGGTGCGGCGCGCGTTCGCCGACTTCAGCACCGCCGAGCGGCGCGCCATGGGGGAGCGGGTCAAACAGCTCTCCTCCGCTCCGGCGGGGGGACGAGAGCAGGCGGCCACGGAGGAGCTGGACGCGGAGCGCGTGGCGCGGGTCCTTCCGGTGCTGTCCACCATCCTGGGAGTGCGAATCCATGAAGTCGCCTGAAGAGGAGCGGCTGGAGCGCTGGAGGCTCGTGCTGGGCGAGCCCGCGCAGTCGACGCTGGGAACGCCCCTGGGCGAGGCGGAGCTGCGCATGGACCGGGCGCTCTCGGCGCTGTACGACTCCGAGCGCAAGGGAGGCCTGGGAGGCTCCTCGCCGCACGTGACGCGCTGGCTGGGGGACATCCGCGAGTACTTCCCGGCCTCGGTGGTGCGCGTGATGCAGGGCGATGCGATGACGCGGCTCGGGCTCACGGAGATGCTGTTGCAGCCGGAGATGCTCGAGGCGGTGGAGCCGGACGTGTCGCTGGTGGCGACGCTGCTCTCGCTGCGCAAGGTCATCCCGCAGAAGACGAAGGAGACGGCGCGCAAGGTGGTGCGCAGGGTGGTGGACGACCTGGAGCGGCGCCTGCGAGCGCCCACCGAGCGGGCCGTCCGGGGCGCGCTGTCGAGGTCCTCGCGCACCCGGAGGCCGAGGGCGGGGGAGATCGACTGGGAGCGGACGCTGCGGGCGAACCTGGGCAACTACCAGCCGGAGCGCAAGGCGGTGGTGGTGGAGAAGCTGGTGGGCCAGGGGCGCAAGCGCTCGAGCCTGCGAGACGTGGTGCTGTGCATCGACCAGAGCGGCTCGATGGCGGCCTCGGTCGTCTACTCGAGCATCTTCGGGGCGGTGCTCGCCTCGATGCGTGCGGTGACGACGCGGATGGTGGTCTTCGACACGGCGGTGGTGGACCTGAGCGAGGAGCTGTCGGACCCGGTGGACCTGCTGTTCGGCACGCAGCTGGGCGGTGGCACGGACATCGACCGGGCGCTCGCGTACTGCCAGCAGCTCGTCACGCGGCCGGCGCAGACGATCCTCGTGCTCATCACGGACCTGTACGAGGGAGGCAATGCGCAGCGAATGATTCAACGGGCCGCGTCGCTGGTGCGCAGCGGCGTGGTGGTCATCTGCCTGCTGTCGCTGAGCGATCAGGGCACCCCGGCCTATGACAGCCACAACGCCGCGCAGCTGGCGGCCCTGGGCATCCCCACCTTCGCCTGCACACCGGACCAGTTCCCGGAGTTGATGGCGGCGGCCATTCAACGACAGGACATTGGAGCCTGGGCGGCGCGCAACGACATCCAGCTCGCGCGCTCGGGCTGAGCCGGTTGTGCTTTCATCCAACGCCCAATGAGAAAGCACACAGCCAGTCGAACAGCGGTGAAGGTGGGCCGAATCCTCGCGATGCTCGCTCGACAGCCCCGGTTCGCGCCACTGCTGCCAAGGGGAGCCGCGGAGGCCTCGGAGCGGCTCATGAAGCAGGTGGGGCTGCTGAAGCCCTGGATGCTCCAGATTCTCGGCGCGCCCTGGTACGGCCGCCTGATCATCGCCATCGAGGGGCACACCCTTCCGGGTATGTCCCTGGAGATCGGGCTGCGCAAGCGCTTCATGGACGATGAGACCCGCGCCGCGCTGGCGGCCGGTACGCGGCAGGTGCTGGTCGTCGGAGCGGGGCTCGACACGCTGTGCTGGCGGCTGGCTCCCGAGTTCCCGGAGGTCACCTTCGTCGAGGTGGACCACCCGGCCAGCCAGGCGATGAAGCGCGAGGCGCTCGGCGGCCTGGGGCCCCTGCCCTCCAACCTGCACCTGGCGGAGGCGGACCTGGCCCGCGTCCCCCTGGACGAGGCGCTCTCCCATGTTCCGGTATGGCGGAAGGAGGCCCCGAGCGTCGTCATCATCGAGGCGGTGCTGATGTACCTGGACACGGCCAGCGTGTCGGCCTTGCTGAAGGCGGTCCACCGGAGCACCGGGCCCGGGAGCCAGCTGCTCTTCACGTGCGTCCGCAATGACGAGCACGGACGGCTCCAGGCGGGACCGGCCACCCGCTGGGTGACGGAGGTCGGGCTGCGGCTCGCGGGCGAGCCACTGCTCTGGGACATCCGGGCAGGAGAGCTGGCCTCCTTCATGGAGCGGCACGGCTTCCGGTTGGACGAGTCTCCCGAGCGGGTGGATCTGCACCGCCGTTACCTGGTACCCGCGGGCATGCCGGAGCAGCCCGTGGGGGGAGTCGAGTTCCCGGCCGCGGCGGAGAAGCGCTGAGCGTCGAAAGCGGCGCACCCAGAGTCGAGAGCCTCACTCACACCGGGTGGGATCGGGCTCCCTCCTGGCGTAGGGCAACGATTTTTCCCACCCCCCGAGGCACTGGGCAGAGCGCTCCATCGGCCCCACCCTCCCCTCACCAATCCATGGGGAGGTAGGGGATGAGAAAGTGGCGTGGGATGGCACTGGCCTGCTCGCTGGCACTGGGGTGCGGCGGGCCGCTACCGGAGGAGGACGTGCAGGAGGGCGAGCGCTCGCAGGCCAGCGCTCCGAGCGAGCAGGGCGAGGGGGAGCTGGGCGCGATGTGGGAGCGCGCGGAGCCAGGCACCGCGCGGCTCGTCAAGGACATCTTCCCCCCGGTCCTGGGGCCGCCGTGGTTCGGGCCCTTCCCGGAGAGCCTCACGGCGTTCCGCGGGAAGCTCTACTTCGCCGCCAACTTCGAGGATGGCCGCAGGGAGCTGTGGAAGAGCGACGGAACCTCGGTGGGCACCGTGCCGGTGAAGAAGTTCCCACCGCTCTCCGGGTTCTCCTTCCCCAACTCGCTGACGGAGCTGACGCCGCGGGGCTCGCGGCTCTTCTTCGTGGTGAGCGACGAGGAGCACGGCCGTGAGCTGTGGGTCAGCGATGGCTCCACCGGGGGAACGCGGCTGGTGAAGGACATCGCTCCGGGGTCCGCGGATGCCTCCCCGTTCAACCTGAAGCTCGTGGGGGACACCCTGCTCTTCTTGCGCGTCGTCCCCGCGACACCGTCCACACCCGAGCGCACCGAGCTCTGGAAGAGCGATGGCACCGAGGCGGGCACGGTGCGGGTGAAGGACCTGGGACCCGAGTCGTCGCTGATCTTCTCGCAGACCATCGTGGGCGACACGCTCTTCTTCGTGCTCTCGGATCCGGAGCACGGGTCCGAGCTGTGGAAGACCGATGGCACCGAGGCGGGCACGGGGCTCGTCAGGGACATCCGCCCGGGAGCCGACAGCTCCTTCCCATTCCATCTCACGGCGGTGGGCCCGTACGTCTTCTTCACCGTCACGACCGAGACCAACGGCTCCGAGCTGTGGAGGAGCGACGGCACCCCGGCCGGCACGGTCCGCGTCGAGACGCTCTCGCCGGGCCCGGAGAGCTTCAACCCGCGGCTGCTCGGCCCCATCGGGAACTGCCTGTACCTCACGCTGTCGGATCCCTCCGACCACCGCCTGCGCCTGTACAAGCTGAAGGTGGACGAGGCGGGCGGCGTCTCCCGGAGGCTCGTCTCGACCCTCCCCAATCCCTTCGCCGACCAGCCCGACTCGGATCCGTTCATCACCACCTTCACCGTCGCGGGCAGGAAGCTCTTCTTCGCGATGGCCATCTCCAGCTCGGGCCCGGCGCCGCGCGACGCCCAGCTCTGGGTGACGGATGGAACGGGCTCGGGCACGAGGCTGCTGCACCAGCCGCTGAGCCTGTTCGACGAGTTCGGGACCACGCTCCACACCCTGGACGACCGCGTCCTCTTCAGTGGCGCCGATGACACCCGGGGCCTGGAGCTCTGGGTGAGTGACGGGACGGTGGCCGGTACCCGGCTGCTGCAGGAGCTCGCACCGGGCGGGGCCTCCTCGTTCCCGCAGGCCTTCACCCGCGTGGGCACGAAGCTCTTCTTCGTCGCCAACGACGCGGTCCACGACGGCGAGCTGTGGATGCTTCCGCTGAATCGCTAGCACCCGACCCGCGGGAGGAGGCCCGCGAGAGCGTCGCGGGCCTCCCGGGCTCTACCGGGCGAACAGGCCGCGCAGGCAGAGGGCCACGTAGGCGGCGGAGAGCCCCGCCATGGCCGACTGGGACACGATGGCGGCGGGCCGTTCGAGCTTGTCACCGCGCAGCAGCGCGGGCAGCCGGGCGAGCGCCCGAGCCGTCCCCAGGAAACCCAGCAGCCCGAGGAGCGCCGAGCCTCCCACCACCGCCTTCCGCTGGGAGCCGCGCCGCCCCAGCAACCCGAGGCCGAGGGCAGCCGTTCCGAAGCCCGCGGGGATGAGTGCCGTCTTGTGCTGCGCTCCCGTCGCGACGAACCCGCCCACTCCGAGCGTCGTCAGCAGGGTCCCGTACCCGAGCGTCCAGTTCTCCACGCCATACCTCCTCGATTTGGATTCACCTGGGCCCGAGAAAGGGCCCCGGGAAATCTGGGCATGGCGCTGGAGTTCTGCTCGACTCCGCCTACTTCCCGACCCGGGTGAGGGTGGCGTTCTGGATGATGGTGCCTGGATACGTCTTCCCCTCTCCCGTGAACATCAGGTTGCCGGAGTAATTCAACTGGACAGCCTTGCCGGAGAGTGAAGCCATTCCGTTCGTGATCGTCTTGGTGAACGTGTAGCCATTCTGCACCTGGGTGCAGGCGGTTCCAGGCCTGAGGGTCGCCACATCACCCTCGACATCCGCGGGATAGGTACACGGTGTCCCCGCCGCCGGGATCTCGGAGATGAGGATGTCCGAGTCGGTCCCTTCCGAGATGCGGTAGGTGAACGAGAGCGGGTTGGTCGAACTCCCCTGGCCCGTCAAGGTGACGGTGGCGGTGCCCGCCACGTTGTAGGTGCCGTGGAACCGCTGACCGCCGAAACCACAGCCAGAGGTGGTGAGCGCGAGCAGGACAACGAGGGAGAGGGACAGGTTCTTCATGATGGCTCCTGGGGGTGTCATCGCGGCGCGTGGATGGATGAGAGGCATTGCCGCGTGTGCGCCGCGCCTGATGCAGGAGCCCTGCCA
This is a stretch of genomic DNA from Archangium violaceum. It encodes these proteins:
- a CDS encoding ELWxxDGT repeat protein translates to MRKWRGMALACSLALGCGGPLPEEDVQEGERSQASAPSEQGEGELGAMWERAEPGTARLVKDIFPPVLGPPWFGPFPESLTAFRGKLYFAANFEDGRRELWKSDGTSVGTVPVKKFPPLSGFSFPNSLTELTPRGSRLFFVVSDEEHGRELWVSDGSTGGTRLVKDIAPGSADASPFNLKLVGDTLLFLRVVPATPSTPERTELWKSDGTEAGTVRVKDLGPESSLIFSQTIVGDTLFFVLSDPEHGSELWKTDGTEAGTGLVRDIRPGADSSFPFHLTAVGPYVFFTVTTETNGSELWRSDGTPAGTVRVETLSPGPESFNPRLLGPIGNCLYLTLSDPSDHRLRLYKLKVDEAGGVSRRLVSTLPNPFADQPDSDPFITTFTVAGRKLFFAMAISSSGPAPRDAQLWVTDGTGSGTRLLHQPLSLFDEFGTTLHTLDDRVLFSGADDTRGLELWVSDGTVAGTRLLQELAPGGASSFPQAFTRVGTKLFFVANDAVHDGELWMLPLNR
- a CDS encoding class I SAM-dependent methyltransferase encodes the protein MLARQPRFAPLLPRGAAEASERLMKQVGLLKPWMLQILGAPWYGRLIIAIEGHTLPGMSLEIGLRKRFMDDETRAALAAGTRQVLVVGAGLDTLCWRLAPEFPEVTFVEVDHPASQAMKREALGGLGPLPSNLHLAEADLARVPLDEALSHVPVWRKEAPSVVIIEAVLMYLDTASVSALLKAVHRSTGPGSQLLFTCVRNDEHGRLQAGPATRWVTEVGLRLAGEPLLWDIRAGELASFMERHGFRLDESPERVDLHRRYLVPAGMPEQPVGGVEFPAAAEKR
- a CDS encoding DUF5682 family protein — translated: MSAEAGASVHVLGVRHHGPGSARSVRAALERLQPDVVLIEGPPDADALLPLAAHAEMKPPVALLVYSVDHPARAVFYPFAVFSPEWQALQYALERTLSVRFIDLPQMHRLSPEDEGAEKPEAVEQPGTPRADPLGALARAAGYEDGELWWDHLIEQRQNPEGVFEAVLEAMSALREGEGELSPHEARREAHMRRSIRQAKKDGFQRIAVVCGAWHAPALVQQRPAKEDDALLRGLPKAKVAATWIPWTYDRLGWRSGYGAGVESPGWYAHLWLSPQRAVTSWAARIAHLLRDEGLDASSANVIETVRLAETLAALRGLSSAGLAELRDAALAVLCGGDATPLALVHEKLEVGTGLGVVPSEVPSVPLARDLAALQKSLRLPPSAESKVQELDLRKDMDRERSRLLHRLRLLDIPWGTPEEDPRNSTGTFRETWRLKWDPELAVRVVEASLFGNTVESAATSRVVTRAAEATELDTLTALLDAALLSELSAAIDTVLRHVQALSTRSADVPKLLNAFPALAHAVRYGSVRETPTGPILAIADGLFERILIGLPGACVSLDDEAAHQRRDQLRAMHAAVALLEGGERTEEWAETLGQLVHRDAVHGLLRGAALRLGVELGRVRDEELGTLSRRALSPAVPPAEAAAWLEGLVSGSALLMLHRQDLWAALDGWLASLTRESFVEHLPLVRRAFADFSTAERRAMGERVKQLSSAPAGGREQAATEELDAERVARVLPVLSTILGVRIHEVA
- a CDS encoding VWA domain-containing protein encodes the protein MKSPEEERLERWRLVLGEPAQSTLGTPLGEAELRMDRALSALYDSERKGGLGGSSPHVTRWLGDIREYFPASVVRVMQGDAMTRLGLTEMLLQPEMLEAVEPDVSLVATLLSLRKVIPQKTKETARKVVRRVVDDLERRLRAPTERAVRGALSRSSRTRRPRAGEIDWERTLRANLGNYQPERKAVVVEKLVGQGRKRSSLRDVVLCIDQSGSMAASVVYSSIFGAVLASMRAVTTRMVVFDTAVVDLSEELSDPVDLLFGTQLGGGTDIDRALAYCQQLVTRPAQTILVLITDLYEGGNAQRMIQRAASLVRSGVVVICLLSLSDQGTPAYDSHNAAQLAALGIPTFACTPDQFPELMAAAIQRQDIGAWAARNDIQLARSG